Proteins found in one Mangifera indica cultivar Alphonso chromosome 15, CATAS_Mindica_2.1, whole genome shotgun sequence genomic segment:
- the LOC123198150 gene encoding uncharacterized protein LOC123198150, with the protein MASASVTITDTASWYCAVVLLALILLGSIRENNSLADESQVRGGQLLDRPCDEIYVVGEGETLHTISDKCGDPFIVERNPHIHDPDDVYPGLVIKITPSKPRKMR; encoded by the coding sequence aTGGCTTCTGCCTCCGTAACCATCACTGACACCGCCTCATGGTACTGTGCCGTTGTGCTGTTGGCCTTAATACTACTGGGTTCAATCAGGGAGAATAATTCTCTTGCTGATGAGTCTCAAGTGAGAGGCGGCCAGCTTTTGGATAGACCCTGCGATGAAATCTATGTGGTGGGTGAAGGCGAGACCCTCCACACCATCAGCGACAAGTGTGGCGACCCGTTTATAGTCGAGCGTAACCCGCATATCCATGACCCGGATGATGTCTATCCGGGTCTTGTCATCAAGATTACTCCTTCAAAACCAAGAAAGATGAGGTAA